The following proteins are encoded in a genomic region of Clostridium kluyveri:
- a CDS encoding RNA-guided endonuclease TnpB family protein, translating to MAAIVKTVKQYSYELDVQTLNEVLFIANQYKNVKNYVYSRYSGINSIPLLGKDRQVRDEWVRTNFYSQWKLPARYWKLALSEAMSNIKSQWTNTKRRIREQVKVNDNLSNEDKHYINYVLKFDNYYWKVLTNQSFDIPRIFENKDLNYKYLHGLIKRYTRRYKGQIPYSKIGRTFSIDEGLYSYKEGHIRITCTKKGKRLPIKLTDNNKHSKTLITKIVNNKMEIHRPLKVQIKKNDNQENIIGLDKGYRYLFVVSSGNFYGDKLNNFLNEETERLNRVNSQRNRFWTLYNQYLEQEDVKKAATIKENNLGKVKYIHNKQKYEQTVKSYINHSLNQLIKKERPTEIVMEQLDFVNWSGRYPKSVKRKLSRWIKGYVRERLEYKCEYNNISYTYINPAYTSKVCNVCGSFGKRTLDVFTCPKCGKLHSDINASKNILNRKYDKKITLYTNYKKVKEILENKIS from the coding sequence ATGGCTGCTATTGTGAAAACTGTAAAACAATATTCTTACGAACTGGATGTACAAACTTTAAATGAAGTATTGTTTATTGCAAACCAATATAAAAATGTAAAAAATTATGTGTATTCAAGATACAGTGGAATTAATAGTATTCCATTGTTAGGTAAGGATAGACAAGTAAGAGATGAATGGGTTAGGACTAATTTTTATAGTCAATGGAAACTACCTGCGAGATATTGGAAGTTAGCTTTGAGTGAAGCTATGAGCAATATTAAATCTCAATGGACTAACACTAAAAGAAGGATTAGAGAACAAGTTAAAGTAAATGATAATCTATCGAATGAAGATAAGCATTATATTAATTATGTCTTGAAATTTGACAATTACTATTGGAAAGTGTTAACCAATCAATCTTTTGATATTCCTAGAATATTTGAAAATAAAGACTTGAATTATAAATATCTTCATGGCCTTATTAAAAGGTATACAAGAAGATATAAAGGACAGATACCTTATTCTAAAATAGGTAGAACATTTTCAATAGATGAGGGATTATATTCTTATAAAGAAGGACATATAAGAATAACTTGTACTAAAAAAGGAAAAAGATTACCTATTAAATTGACTGATAATAATAAACATAGTAAGACTTTGATTACCAAAATAGTAAATAATAAGATGGAAATCCATAGGCCTTTAAAAGTACAAATTAAAAAGAATGACAATCAAGAGAATATTATAGGTTTAGACAAAGGATACAGATATTTATTTGTAGTATCAAGCGGCAATTTTTATGGAGATAAGCTGAATAATTTCTTAAATGAAGAAACCGAAAGATTGAATAGGGTAAATTCCCAAAGAAATAGATTTTGGACTTTATACAATCAATATTTGGAACAAGAAGATGTTAAAAAGGCTGCCACCATAAAAGAAAATAATTTAGGAAAAGTGAAATATATTCATAATAAGCAAAAATATGAACAGACAGTTAAATCTTATATAAACCATTCTTTAAACCAATTAATAAAAAAGGAAAGGCCTACTGAGATAGTAATGGAACAATTAGACTTTGTTAATTGGAGTGGTAGATATCCTAAATCAGTTAAGAGAAAATTATCAAGATGGATTAAAGGATATGTAAGAGAAAGGCTTGAATATAAATGCGAATACAATAATATTAGCTATACCTATATTAATCCAGCTTACACAAGCAAGGTATGTAATGTTTGTGGAAGCTTTGGTAAAAGAACTTTAGATGTATTTACTTGTCCTAAATGTGGTAAATTACACTCAGATATAAATGCAAGTAAGAATATATTAAATAGAAAATATGATAAGAAAATAACGCTTTATACTAATTATAAGAAAGTTAAAGAGATTTTAGAAAATAAAATTAGTTAA
- a CDS encoding ATP-binding protein: MREIIIDIIEALLLLSIFEALYDNKRFVIQNKIRSALFFILFVFATYWSTFYILKVYHTLFLVVFDILLLTCITRIKIFDSTVIVSLFLTILLTTETFIEIILMLIFNINLNEIFLNNTYVLIATIISILLQILIVAMIFKFNSYFTKLRLFEKEGAIFANLIIELGIFTLFIFCINYGIFHIKNIQTYNIIIFIIYFVFLISKFRSLKEKQLAVNININYKIQEKHIKHMEEIISIIRQEKHDFANHVNVIQGLCLLNKSDTIEKIDSYVRKISDTIHSSFRYLNTGNDYIDGLLSIKNSYAVKNNIDFKVIINEPFSLLKIEQDELISIISNLVDNAFEAFIKSDVKNKEISIITFKEDRSFCIEIADNGDVIPENIIEKIFNRGFSTKVKQNDLHGFGLYITKQLVEKNNGTISVESIPEKTKFLIKFKIG, from the coding sequence ATGAGAGAAATAATTATAGACATTATAGAAGCATTACTTCTTTTAAGTATTTTTGAGGCATTATATGATAATAAAAGATTTGTAATACAAAATAAAATTAGGTCAGCCTTATTTTTTATATTATTTGTTTTCGCAACTTATTGGAGTACATTTTATATATTAAAGGTTTATCATACACTGTTTCTTGTAGTGTTTGATATTTTATTACTTACCTGCATTACAAGAATAAAAATTTTTGATTCCACGGTTATAGTTTCTTTATTTCTTACAATACTTTTAACTACAGAAACTTTTATTGAAATTATTTTAATGCTTATATTTAACATAAACTTAAATGAAATTTTTTTAAATAACACATATGTATTGATAGCTACAATAATTTCTATTTTGCTTCAAATACTTATTGTAGCTATGATTTTTAAGTTTAACTCATATTTTACTAAACTTAGATTATTTGAAAAAGAAGGTGCTATCTTCGCTAATTTAATAATTGAATTAGGCATATTTACTCTATTTATATTTTGTATTAACTATGGCATTTTTCATATAAAAAATATTCAAACCTATAACATTATTATTTTTATCATTTACTTTGTATTTTTAATATCAAAATTCAGAAGCTTAAAAGAAAAACAATTAGCTGTAAATATAAATATCAATTATAAGATTCAAGAAAAACACATTAAACATATGGAAGAAATAATTAGTATAATAAGGCAGGAAAAACATGATTTTGCCAACCATGTCAATGTTATACAGGGATTATGTCTGTTAAATAAGTCTGATACTATAGAAAAAATAGATAGTTATGTACGAAAAATTTCAGATACAATACATTCCTCTTTTAGATATTTGAATACAGGTAATGATTACATAGATGGGCTATTATCCATAAAAAATAGCTATGCAGTAAAAAACAACATAGACTTCAAGGTGATAATTAATGAACCCTTTAGTTTACTAAAAATTGAACAAGATGAATTAATAAGTATTATAAGTAATCTTGTAGATAATGCTTTTGAAGCATTTATCAAATCAGATGTTAAAAATAAGGAAATATCCATCATAACTTTTAAGGAAGATAGAAGCTTTTGTATTGAGATAGCCGATAATGGAGATGTTATTCCTGAAAATATAATAGAAAAAATTTTCAATAGAGGTTTTTCTACAAAAGTTAAACAAAATGATCTTCATGGATTCGGACTGTATATTACTAAACAATTAGTTGAGAAAAATAATGGGACTATATCTGTAGAAAGTATTCCAGAAAAAACTAAATTTTTGATAAAGTTTAAAATAGGGTAA
- a CDS encoding Uma2 family endonuclease, with the protein MNLPEKKFITIDEFYKMKEETDDILEYIDGVVYMSPSPSTKHQRISGRLYVKLFNFLEGRDCEVFSAPYDIQLHREDIEEDKVVIPDISVICNKTGIEDNKYVGIPTLIMEIVSPSNQSNDLVVKLNLYMKYGVKEYWIVNPIINTVQIYSLNDDGLYDQLDVVKNSGSIMSSIFTGFTVDVEELFK; encoded by the coding sequence ATGAATTTACCAGAGAAAAAATTCATTACTATTGATGAATTTTATAAAATGAAGGAAGAAACTGATGATATATTAGAATATATCGATGGAGTTGTATATATGTCTCCTTCACCATCTACAAAACATCAAAGAATATCAGGTAGATTATATGTTAAATTATTCAATTTTTTAGAAGGAAGAGACTGTGAAGTATTTTCAGCACCTTATGATATACAGCTGCATAGGGAAGATATTGAAGAAGATAAGGTGGTAATACCTGATATTTCTGTTATTTGTAATAAAACTGGTATAGAAGACAATAAATATGTTGGTATACCCACTCTTATAATGGAAATAGTATCACCTTCCAATCAATCAAATGACTTGGTGGTAAAACTAAACTTATATATGAAATATGGTGTTAAAGAATATTGGATTGTAAATCCTATAATTAATACGGTGCAGATATATAGCCTTAATGATGATGGATTATATGATCAACTTGATGTTGTTAAAAATAGTGGCAGTATAATGTCCAGTATTTTTACTGGATTTACTGTAGATGTAGAAGAATTGTTTAAATAA
- a CDS encoding AgrD family cyclic lactone autoinducer peptide: protein MKFFKNGLLKKSMKMLGVLSLLLSPIILHPTCTMGLHQPKCPDELLK, encoded by the coding sequence ATGAAATTTTTTAAAAATGGGCTCTTAAAGAAGAGTATGAAAATGTTAGGTGTTTTGTCTTTGCTTTTATCACCAATAATTTTACATCCAACATGTACGATGGGCCTTCACCAACCAAAATGTCCTGATGAACTTTTGAAATAA
- a CDS encoding MarR family winged helix-turn-helix transcriptional regulator, whose protein sequence is MKRNIYEKKPSPCNCLNIRRASQAITEIYNEFLLPSNLKISQFSLLKHINQLEPVSVSELAVIMRLDRTTLVRNLKPLERSGFVEDISTETARNRQLRLTHKGIETYKHAEELWNKAQSFLEGYLGKDNIDMLTVLLSKIEALVP, encoded by the coding sequence ATGAAGAGAAATATTTATGAGAAAAAACCATCCCCTTGTAACTGTCTTAATATTAGAAGAGCTTCACAAGCAATAACAGAAATTTATAATGAATTTCTGCTGCCAAGTAACTTGAAGATAAGTCAATTCTCTTTACTTAAACATATAAACCAATTGGAACCAGTGAGTGTAAGTGAATTGGCTGTAATCATGAGATTAGATAGAACTACCCTTGTGAGAAATCTTAAACCTTTAGAGAGAAGTGGATTTGTAGAAGATATATCAACGGAAACGGCTAGAAATAGACAACTTAGATTAACCCATAAGGGAATTGAAACTTATAAGCATGCAGAAGAACTTTGGAATAAGGCACAAAGTTTTTTGGAGGGGTACCTAGGTAAAGATAATATAGACATGTTAACAGTATTACTTTCTAAAATTGAGGCTTTAGTACCTTGA
- a CDS encoding epoxyqueuosine reductase yields the protein MHTIEKMIQNKAYELGYEKCGIIPISLMEGYAEKFKERIEKVPKSKMFYENQKRLLNPLAMYPWAKSVVVLAASYGKYKIPEVVKGHIAKSYLFDTRIDKNTREYQNNRALEKYMQELGLKVETNQKFGVVGMRWAALQAGIGIIRRNNFLYTESGSWVHLEAWITDREMELKETNEVPQCPKACNRCIASCPTKSLSAPYTMSPTECVSFLTTFGGRNLPQEPLSRTFGNCIYGCDICQDVCPMNKGKWKEEEEFPGLAELSSALTPENILNMEEEFYREKVQPKFFYLSAEELWKWKVDVLCYMRNSYNETYRPLIINACNNENYKIREMACSICRELYLQ from the coding sequence ATGCATACAATTGAGAAAATGATTCAAAACAAGGCTTATGAACTGGGTTATGAAAAATGTGGTATTATTCCTATTAGTTTGATGGAGGGCTATGCTGAAAAATTTAAAGAACGTATTGAAAAAGTTCCAAAATCAAAGATGTTTTATGAAAATCAGAAGCGTTTACTTAATCCACTGGCAATGTATCCATGGGCAAAGTCTGTGGTGGTACTTGCGGCATCATATGGAAAGTATAAAATTCCAGAGGTAGTAAAGGGACATATAGCTAAGTCATATTTATTTGATACACGTATTGATAAAAATACAAGAGAATATCAGAATAATCGTGCATTAGAAAAATATATGCAGGAACTTGGTTTAAAGGTGGAAACAAATCAAAAATTTGGAGTGGTTGGAATGCGGTGGGCAGCTTTGCAAGCTGGAATTGGTATTATTCGCAGAAATAATTTCCTATACACAGAGTCTGGTTCATGGGTTCATCTTGAAGCCTGGATAACTGACAGAGAAATGGAGTTAAAAGAAACAAATGAAGTTCCACAATGCCCAAAGGCCTGTAATCGTTGTATAGCATCCTGTCCTACAAAATCTCTTTCTGCTCCCTATACTATGTCGCCAACTGAGTGTGTTTCTTTTCTAACTACCTTTGGTGGACGCAACTTACCCCAGGAACCATTAAGTAGAACATTTGGAAATTGCATTTATGGCTGCGATATTTGTCAGGATGTATGTCCTATGAATAAAGGAAAATGGAAGGAGGAAGAAGAATTTCCTGGCCTTGCAGAATTATCTTCTGCATTAACTCCAGAGAATATTTTAAATATGGAAGAAGAATTTTATCGCGAGAAAGTCCAGCCAAAATTTTTCTATTTATCAGCAGAAGAACTTTGGAAATGGAAGGTAGATGTATTGTGCTATATGCGTAATAGCTATAATGAAACTTATAGGCCTCTTATTATAAATGCCTGCAATAATGAAAATTATAAAATACGTGAAATGGCTTGTTCAATTTGCAGGGAACTTTATTTACAATGA
- a CDS encoding ATP-binding protein gives MHSQNEFEGSGVGLAIVQRILKRHGGKAWITAEENKGAVFSFSLPHNVTETNMKYEVIS, from the coding sequence ATCCATTCACAAAATGAATTTGAAGGTTCAGGCGTAGGCCTTGCCATAGTACAGAGAATATTAAAAAGACATGGAGGTAAAGCATGGATAACTGCCGAAGAGAACAAAGGTGCTGTATTTTCTTTCAGCTTACCTCACAATGTTACTGAAACAAATATGAAATATGAAGTAATCTCATAA
- a CDS encoding PEP/pyruvate-binding domain-containing protein, with protein sequence MYIFLEPEFETVLNVKTYEEIKNAIDIVFKSTQTERVKVYSSIQGIDSSHQIAVVVQLMVQSEISGVLFTADPITGSHVNMVGNFVYGLGEKLVSGESNAHTFTLNRPKGKYEGPADLKKYASKLYKYSSSLHIKYNAPQDIEWAVEDEKLYILQARPITTLRTGNPDTYEWNDSLEGDYIWTNNNVGEAMSDVFTPLSWSIIRDLDEEQTPIPGYYLFSGNVYGRAYTNISYALSIYPAFGKSIKSLIGIMSEVFGQMPEGVEVPVYPFSKLGLIKQMIPTVGHRLKKIIESSSKIPDHLKDSPTWCINMRKRIGQIKSREELYNLWKKELLPYNFKALWIALAGGRKMVLANKLKNELVNLVGIEDTNILMSNFRGNSSLESLGPIVGISKIIRGQMSRDEYKMQYGHRGPHEFELSIPDSLENETWLNNQIEEFKKSNTNVESLLDRQKTEYENALEELKKRFPRKVRSIEKKIIKANKAARLRESVRSEWTRAFRVNRAFAIKAGELTGIEDNIFFLYIDEVLNLLLGDDSAVGHIAARKDNYNKYKKLPPLPSIIRGAFNAFDWLQNPNRRSDYYDSNAAAAGQSDSETLKGFAGAAGKLEGIVRVIINPEDGENLKKGEILVAATTNVGWTPLFPRAAAIITDIGAPLSHAAIVARELGIPAVVGCGNATARLNTGDRVIVDGGHGIVQIVSGNDCVSEDSYGKM encoded by the coding sequence TTGTATATATTTTTAGAACCAGAGTTCGAAACAGTTCTCAATGTAAAAACATATGAGGAGATCAAAAATGCCATAGATATAGTTTTTAAATCCACACAAACAGAAAGGGTAAAAGTATATAGTTCTATCCAGGGTATAGACAGCTCCCATCAGATTGCTGTAGTGGTTCAACTCATGGTACAATCTGAAATTTCCGGGGTGCTTTTTACCGCTGATCCAATTACAGGAAGTCATGTGAATATGGTAGGGAATTTTGTATATGGATTAGGAGAAAAACTTGTATCAGGAGAGTCAAATGCACATACTTTTACACTTAACAGACCTAAAGGAAAGTATGAGGGACCTGCAGACTTAAAAAAGTATGCCTCAAAATTATATAAGTATTCATCCAGCCTTCATATAAAATACAATGCTCCCCAGGATATTGAGTGGGCTGTAGAGGATGAAAAGTTATATATACTTCAAGCAAGACCTATTACAACTTTGAGGACAGGTAATCCAGATACCTATGAATGGAATGATTCTCTTGAAGGAGATTATATTTGGACCAATAACAATGTGGGAGAGGCAATGTCAGATGTTTTTACCCCGCTGAGCTGGTCTATTATAAGAGATTTAGATGAAGAACAAACTCCAATCCCCGGATATTATCTGTTTTCTGGTAATGTATATGGAAGGGCATACACAAATATAAGTTATGCATTGTCCATATATCCTGCTTTTGGTAAGAGTATAAAATCCCTTATAGGAATAATGAGTGAAGTATTTGGACAAATGCCAGAGGGAGTAGAGGTACCTGTTTATCCATTTTCCAAGTTAGGTTTGATAAAACAGATGATTCCCACAGTGGGACATCGTTTAAAGAAAATTATTGAAAGTTCCAGTAAAATACCAGACCATTTAAAAGATTCACCTACATGGTGTATAAATATGAGAAAAAGGATTGGCCAAATAAAAAGCAGAGAAGAGCTTTATAACTTATGGAAAAAAGAACTTTTGCCTTATAATTTTAAAGCTTTATGGATTGCGCTTGCAGGCGGCCGTAAAATGGTACTTGCCAATAAACTGAAAAATGAACTTGTAAACCTGGTGGGAATTGAGGATACTAATATACTAATGTCAAATTTCAGGGGAAATTCATCTCTTGAAAGTCTTGGCCCCATTGTAGGAATATCAAAGATTATAAGGGGACAAATGAGCAGGGATGAATACAAAATGCAGTACGGTCATAGAGGACCCCATGAATTTGAACTATCCATACCGGATTCTCTGGAGAATGAAACATGGCTTAATAACCAAATAGAAGAATTTAAAAAATCAAATACAAATGTAGAAAGTCTGCTGGATAGGCAGAAGACAGAATATGAAAATGCTTTAGAGGAATTGAAAAAGCGCTTTCCTCGGAAGGTACGAAGCATTGAGAAAAAAATAATAAAGGCAAATAAAGCAGCACGTCTCAGGGAATCAGTGCGTTCAGAGTGGACAAGGGCATTTAGGGTGAATCGTGCTTTTGCCATCAAGGCAGGAGAACTTACAGGCATAGAAGATAATATATTTTTTTTATACATTGATGAAGTTTTAAATCTGCTTTTAGGAGATGATTCAGCAGTAGGACATATTGCTGCAAGAAAAGATAATTATAATAAGTATAAAAAATTGCCTCCCCTGCCATCCATTATCCGTGGGGCTTTCAATGCTTTTGATTGGTTACAAAACCCAAATAGAAGAAGTGACTATTATGACTCTAATGCAGCTGCAGCTGGCCAATCTGATTCTGAGACACTAAAGGGATTTGCAGGAGCAGCAGGGAAATTAGAAGGAATTGTGAGAGTTATTATAAATCCTGAAGATGGAGAAAATCTTAAAAAAGGTGAGATTTTAGTAGCAGCTACTACTAATGTAGGTTGGACGCCTCTTTTTCCCCGGGCCGCAGCTATAATTACAGATATTGGTGCACCATTATCTCATGCTGCCATAGTTGCCAGAGAACTTGGCATTCCAGCGGTAGTTGGATGTGGTAATGCCACTGCAAGACTTAATACGGGAGATAGAGTCATAGTTGATGGTGGACATGGAATTGTGCAGATTGTCAGTGGAAATGATTGTGTGTCAGAAGATTCATATGGTAAAATGTAA